In Gimesia chilikensis, the genomic window AGAATCTGGTCGGGATCGTGTCGCAGAATCGCCCGCAGCACTGAAGCGAAGGTCACCTGGATATCGGGATTCACCGGGACCTGAATCAGGCCGTCGATGTCGTACTCGATCGGGTCTTCGGTTGTAATAATTTTTTCTTCGATGACGTTGAGCTCGTTCAACGCCGAGTAAAGGGTCGTGGTTTTCCCACTCCCCGTCGGGCCGGTCACCAGTACGATCCCGTTGGGGCGGTGAATCATCTCGCGGAAACGGGTGAGGGTATTGGGATCCATGCCGATTTTATTCAGGTCGAGCTGAACCACGGTCCGGTCCAGAACTCGCATAACGACCGCTTCGCCGAACAGGGTAGGCAGCACACTGACACGCAAGTCGACCGGGTTGCCGCCGACGTTCAATTCGATACGACCGTCCTGCGGCAGACGCCGTTCGGCGATGTCGAGGTCGGCCATAATTTTGATACGGGAAACAATGGCATTCGCCAGGTGGCGGGGTGGGGGAACCATTTCATACAGCACACCGTCGGCGCGAACGCGGATCTTGAATTCATCTTCAAACGGTTCCATGTGGATGTCGGAAGCTTTATCTTTGATCGCCAGCAGCATGACCATGTTGAGCAGCTTACGAATCGGAGCCGCATCGACGAGTTCATCCGTATCGGTGATGTTGTAGACGTTTTTGCCGGTCTCTTCACCCAGTTCATCCTCAATGGCACCGATGACGTCTTCGATGCTGTCCTGATGCTCGGAGTAATGCCGTTCGATAGCCGCTTCAACATCTTTCAGGTTCGAAACCGCACCGCGGACATCGTATCCCAGAAAGTTACGCAGGTCATCGAGAGCTGCCACGTTCTGAGGATCAGCCATGGCGACGGTCAACACGCCGTCCTTCAGGGAAACGGGCATGATCTTGTAAATCGAGGCCATCGTTTCCGGAACCAGTTCCAGCACCTTGGGAGGAATATTGGTTTCACTCAGTTCAACAACGGGCATACCCCACTGTTCGGCGAGTGCCTGGGTGACCTGCTCGTCAGTCACAAGGCCCATGCGGATCGCCACCTGGCCGATCACTTCCCCCGGACTCTGCTTCTGTTCTTCCAGAATATCCCATAACTGATCTTCTGAAATGTATCCCAGATCGACCATGATTTGACCAAGGCGTCGTGCTGCCATGTGTGTCTACCTCTGATTAACACCTAGTTTATTCCAGACAGAAAAGGACGAC contains:
- a CDS encoding GspE/PulE family protein; translated protein: MAARRLGQIMVDLGYISEDQLWDILEEQKQSPGEVIGQVAIRMGLVTDEQVTQALAEQWGMPVVELSETNIPPKVLELVPETMASIYKIMPVSLKDGVLTVAMADPQNVAALDDLRNFLGYDVRGAVSNLKDVEAAIERHYSEHQDSIEDVIGAIEDELGEETGKNVYNITDTDELVDAAPIRKLLNMVMLLAIKDKASDIHMEPFEDEFKIRVRADGVLYEMVPPPRHLANAIVSRIKIMADLDIAERRLPQDGRIELNVGGNPVDLRVSVLPTLFGEAVVMRVLDRTVVQLDLNKIGMDPNTLTRFREMIHRPNGIVLVTGPTGSGKTTTLYSALNELNVIEEKIITTEDPIEYDIDGLIQVPVNPDIQVTFASVLRAILRHDPDQILIGEIRDYETAEIAVQSALTGHLVFSTLHTNDAPSAITRLRDMGVPTFLITATVEAIQAQRLVRTICKECRTEFEPSDELLMELQLPIEQARQYSFYYGKGCATCNNSGYKGRTGLYELMDVTDEIRDLITEDASVDDIRNVARSQGMTTLREAGLKLIFDGVTTIDEVVRETVMEDIE